In Podospora pseudocomata strain CBS 415.72m chromosome 4, whole genome shotgun sequence, the genomic stretch GCACAAGCCCAATCTCCTCCAGCGGTCTGTTCGACGGATTACTCCCCTCGACATGATTTGTCCCAAGATGCAGCCACCATACCGTTTCCCCATCGGAAATGACAATGCTGTCCCCGCTTTCAGAAGGGGGAGGGTAGTCTGAGGCAAAATTGAACGTTCCAGACGTGGCTCCAAAGCTAGCCTCGAACCAAGCGTTGTAGAACTTCTTTCTGTCGCGTGCCACGGCAGGGTCTTTGCTGTTTGTTGATATGCCCTTGAGTGCTTTCCCTTTGAGGGTGATACAATGTCGCGTCGATTTTAGATCAAGCGCCGCTGAAGTCATCGTGGAGGGGACTGCAAACGCAGGTGGTGGGATAATGTCTAGAACTTCAGTTGTTGCACTATCCACCCAGTGAAGTGGCCACATGCAGATCGCGTCTGCGACGGTTGTCCAAGACCATGTCGGCCCTGGGAGTCGCGGTTCTGCAGTAGTGCCTGGTCTGACTGGACCGGCCACCACTACCGCTGTTACTTCCCAGGCCAAGTCCCCCACAAGAGAATCTGACCAAAGTCCAGAGAGGTAAACGGAATTTTTGGGACGCGTGAGTGTCATGTGCTCCTTTGCCAGGCCTAGTATAGCTGGGCCACGGTCGGTGGAAAACGTCAGTTGTTGCTGAGTGTACCAGTATATCATCCTTCGCCACATGTCGTGATGGGCTGAGGTTGGAAAATTTGGGGTCAGTGCAGAGGTGGGATTGCGACTCCGGGAAGACTTCAAATGCGGCAGGGTGGCGTAAATAGTGTTTGGGTCACACTCACACCACGCCTTCTCCATGCACTCCCAGTTGAGCTCGTCGTATCCAAAGTGGAGGATCCGCCTCGAGAGAAGCCGTTCCTGGAAGACCCAGGCGCGTTGAAGTAGGGGATAATGAGCCGATGAAGAGACATGAGGGCCCTCGGCACGGACTGCGACAGTGATGCTTGGATCTCCGTCTACCGTGACGCTATGCTGAAAGTCAGGAAATAGGGTGTCCGTGCACCCCTCATTGCAGCGCGTGGCAGATATGGTGAGAAGAGCGTCGCTGTAGATGGAACACATTTCTGGTGCTTGTTTTGACCAGTCATCGTGGTCATCCTGGATGATGCAGAGGCTATCAATCCAGAGGTATCGAGTTCCAAGCTCACGGGTGACAGTGATGGCGTCTCGAAAGGCTTGAGGAACGTGCTTCCATGGGATCGTCTGCTTCCAATTACCGATCGTTCCCTTGGTAGTGGTGAGAGGCTGTGTCTGTCCCCAACGATGGCTCAGGGCAATGTACCTCCCTTTTGCCCCCTCTGGCGTCTCATATAGACGCAACTGTCCATGTCCATCCGGCGGTGAAACGTCGAGAACCCTTTTTGGCAACTTTGTCGTATCTTCATCGACCCCTTCTGAATAGGAGTTGCAGTCAGAGTGATTGTCACGACATGCTGTCAACCAGGATGTGGCAATGGTAACTTTTCCATCAAGGCTAAGATCCCGTTTGTTCTGGGGTAACGGCGGCAGTGGCCAGTCACAAAAGCTGCCATCATCCGGCTTGAAtagcttgatgatgttttggtAGACGATGCTCAAATGGAATGCACCAGTGAATGTGCATTGGCCATTTTCACCCCAAaccttggctggctggcacAAAAAAGAGACATAAAAAGGTTGCGGAGGAAAGCAACTTGCTGCCTTCAAAAACACTCGACAAGTCCTGCATCCTGACTCTCCAGCAGTGACCATGTCATCCCAGGCAGCGTCATGTTGCCACCCAGGATGGCTCACACTCCACGACTCTGGAGAGCGTAATAGATCGACGAATCCATCACAGATCCCGCCGGGGCATTGGGACGCTGCCATGTGACGGATCGGGGTGAAAACAGGTATAGAAAGGAGGCCGCAGTGGAATTTTCAAGAATGCACGAGCAGTCATCAAACATATAGATTCTTCACTGACCGCAGTGCGGCTGAGGGGTTGCATAAGTTGCTGCCCTGGCTCTTGGCAACGCCTGACAAGAAATGTGGGGCAGACTCAGGGGCTTACTCGGGGGCTGGTGTGGGGCTATATCTCCTGGCTTAACCCTAAGCCTTTCACACGCAGTGGTACCCTGATAAATACAGACAAACAAAACGTCAAAGGATGGCCATTACAGATACAATAACCATCCGGAAATTCCATTTTCAGATCTCATTGGTAGCAACACCTTCGAACCAAATGTAGAAATATCACACAGCAATCCCTCCTCAGTTCCGGACCAAGCCCTTTAATATCTCAACAATCTCATCCACCGCAGTACTGGCCCCCTTTGGCCCAACCTTTTCTCCTGGTCCAAAGACAccgatcatcatcatctctccTGTGACAGAAACCTCGACATCGATCGCAGCCTGTTCGCGAATCAGTTGCCATGTGATGAATTCGAACACAGAAAAAGGACTTACCGGATATGATCCTCTTGCTGGATTCGCACCTATAtcttccatcccatctccaccacGTCTTTTGACCGTCCTTTGTCCTACCAATGGACTCGCAATCAACTTGACTTTTCCTTTGGGCGACGACACGGCATTGCCATCAGAAGGGTTGGAAATAAAATTAACAAACGAATCCACAATGACCCCCGTCCAGTCCTCGACCTCCCACAGCCCAACAGTGGCATTGGCACCTGAGGATACGGCATGGATATCATCTTGTATTCTGCTTGCAATATCAAACAGATCGGCATCGTCGTTTGCAAAGTTAACCCTCAGCGGGACCAATCGAAGCGTAGGATACGGCGGATACAAAAACTCATCTTCTTCCGACTGATTGGCAAGGTAGATCCCGAACACCACGTCTTTCTTCTCAACTTTTGACGAAAGGAACTTTGCATAAGAGGCCAAAAAGAGTGATTGGAGACTGATTCCTCTGGACATGCAAAGCTGTACAAGCGGTTTGACATCTTGGATTGCCTCGTGTTTGACAAAACTTGTCCATGACTGTGGCTCTGCCGGCTGGTTGGACCGGGTAGCGGATATGTTGGGGATATCATGAAGCCTCCGACGCCTTGGGGAGCTTGACTGAGACTGCTGGGCTGTTTTTGGCTCAAGCGTGAGCGATGACGCTTTCGCACCAGTCAAATATTCCTTCCAGAATTGCATCTTGACTGTCTTGCTTTTGGGAGAGTACTCCACCCCAAGAGCCTTTTCCCATGCCGTCGTGGCAACTTGAGGCTTCCTCTCTACCCCTGACAGATGTGCACAAAACCTGACGAGAATGGCGGGAAGGCTGACTGCATCATACATGGCATGATGAATCCGAAACACAAGTGCCCATTTCTTGCCGTGTCGCTTGATCTCAAGACCTGCAAATGGCTGCCGCTTATGTTGCTCAGGGGCGAAACTCGTCCAAGCAGTCTGGTCGGGCGACAGCTTCTCTTTTAACTTTGCAAACCAACTTCTAGTCTTGGGCCGTGGCGGTGTCATATCAGCGTAGTTATTCTCAATAACAACCTGCAGTACCGGAACGTCTCGAGTCCTCGTAGGAAGGAAGAGAGTTCTCAGAATCGGGGTTTCCGCCCTGAGGGTGTTCCAGGCCACAATGATTGACTTGAGATCGACAGCTCCATCCAACTCGTATCGGAATTCAGGATAGAAAATGGCACCTTGTGTGTTCTGCCAGACGGAAAGCATGTGTACTTGCATCGACGTGGCCGGAAGGACCGTCTCAACGGTGGATTCCTGCACTCCAGCTGCCGAAAGGAGGCCAGGAACGCCAAGACCATCAATAACAGAAGACTCTTCCACAGTGTCAATCCCCCTCATTGCAactggtgatgggtggtttTGTAGGAGAGTGGCCATCTCAGAGATGGACTTTGCTCTGAGCAAGTCTCGGAACCGAATCTTGATACCCTGCTTTTGGAGAGCGGAACTAGCCTTGACTGCACTGACCGAATCAAGCCCAAGGTGGTAGATGCTGTGACTTTTCAAGATGCTCTCCGTCGGTATTCCCGACACTTCTGCGAGAACATTTCGAATTCTTGATTCTGTTGAACTCCACGCGGAAACTTTGTCGTTTTCCACAATTCCATCCTCCTGTGGCTTTGTGTGGTTTTGATGGTCAAGTTCAGCTGGTGGAAGTCCACAAATGGAAACCTTCTGATCCGCAAAGAGTAGGACACTCTCCTCCGCCGAGGTAATGATATGCTGAAGGACTGCATCCAGTTGATTGACAATCTCCTTGGCGTCCTGGCGCGTGAGGCAAGTTCCATCGCAGGCTGCCCTCCACACGAGCCCAGGGCCAgacatctccatctccacgcAGACCGGATACTCAACAGCCGACTCCCCACCTATTGATGTCCATAGAGTACCACCGTCCGCTGTCGAATAGTCAAAAGGAAGATGCTGCTGAATGAACAAAGAGTTGAACAGTGGTCCGTTGGATCTGGCAAGCTTCTGTGCTTGACGGAGCCCAAAATGCTGAAATGGACGAATGCCGATCATGTTATCCTGCATATACCGTAACCACGACGACACTGTGCCGTGTAGCACACTCCTGATCGCGACCGTGTTCATGGTTGGGAACATGACCTTTTCCAACTCTTCGCTGTCGCGGCCTGAGAGAACTACACCAAATGTGACATCAAGCGACCCCGTCCGAGATGCCAGTAGAGCCGCCCAGCAGGCTTGCCCAAGGACTTGGAGGGTAATACCAATGGACTTGCAGAACTGTGTGATCTTAGATCTTGTGGATGCAGATGCATACTCGACTCGATGTATACCCTGCTGATGGGGCAAGGGCTTCAGTGGGAATATAGTAGACGAGGCACCCTCCAGAAAGCCGGACCAAAATTTCGAGGCGTCTGGCTGGTTTGAAAGCAACAGTTGATCAACCAAAGTGCTGTGATCAATTTTCGTCGATACTCCTGAGACCCCCTGATAGGCCGCACGAACATCCTGGTGAAGCAGTCCCAAAGACCAGCCGTCATAAAGCGCATGGGAGATGGAAATAATGGCAAATACTTCGTCCGAattgttgatggtggcaaAGGTAATCTGTAAGAGTTCTTTCTGGCCAGCACCGCCAACAGCTCGTAGACGGGCAGCTTCACAGAGCCCCCCAAGCTTATCGACACTCGTCAAGTTCGCCTCAAAGATGAGATTACCCTGGAATTCAGGCTTTGTGACTTGGCAGTATGCAAAGTCAAACTGTGTCGCTTCAACGGGCACGAAGACTGTTCGTAGGATCTCCGAATGCTGAACCACCGCTTTCCACGCGGACTTGAGTCGAGTGACATCTACACCAGGGGATAGCTTCCAGATATCGTGATTGAAATACAGCTGAAAATCGGATTCAATCATGTCGGCAACCATAGCTTCTTGcagaggggttgggggcAGTGCGTCACGCCCAACGATTTCCACAAGACTCGACATTGTCTGGTCCTTCTCCGAGATTTGAATCTCCTCTGGTACGTCATAAGACTCGGCTCTGTCTTGAAGTAACTGGACCATGCTCTGAATAGTTTGTGCCTTCATGAGGTCGCTGGTACGAAGCAGCAGACCATGCTTTCTCTTGAGTCTCGCGGACAACTTGATCATGTCGATACTGTCAAGACCCAGTTCAAAAACCGGCACCGTCTCAGTAACAACATCCACAGGTGTCTCCGCCAGCTCTGCTATCTCGCGTCGAATTTTGGATGCATCCTCCGTCCAGATGAACTTGGATACCGCATGGGCCCCAATTTGAGAGGACGAAGTTTGGCTGTCGATACCTGTGTTTTGCTGGGCCCGGACTGATGCGaggtcgccgccgccgccaccctcaaCGACGGACTCGTCTAGTCGCTGTGGTATGGATGCCAAAACCTCGACTATCTCTTCCATAATGCCTGACAAGCTTTTGTGGTCAAATGCATGCTCCTGCGATACAAGCAAGAGGCTCAGATTGCCGTCAGATTTCAGCGTCACATCCAGTGCGAGCGGGTAGTCTGGAGTATGGTCTACCTCCACTTCCTTCCACAGCGAAGAACAGTGCTCGCTCATGGTTTCATCTTGAAGTTGAAACGAGAACAAGGTGTCAAACAGTGGCCTGCCACCAGAACACCATTTCTGAATATCTCGGAGAGCAACGTGCTGAAATTCGAGCACAGCAGTGTTGAAGTTGTGGCATTGCTGAATGAGAGAGGACCAAGTAGTCCACCTACCCCCCTCGGTGCTTGTAATTCGAGCGTAAAATGGAAGTGTGTTGAATAAGGGACCGACGATTCGATCA encodes the following:
- a CDS encoding hypothetical protein (EggNog:ENOG503P1RI; antiSMASH:Cluster_9; COG:S), whose amino-acid sequence is MAASQCPGGICDGFVDLLRSPESWSVSHPGWQHDAAWDDMVTAGESGCRTCRVFLKAASCFPPQPFYVSFLCQPAKVWGENGQCTFTGAFHLSIVYQNIIKLFKPDDGSFCDWPLPPLPQNKRDLSLDGKVTIATSWLTACRDNHSDCNSYSEGVDEDTTKLPKRVLDVSPPDGHGQLRLYETPEGAKGRYIALSHRWGQTQPLTTTKGTIGNWKQTIPWKHVPQAFRDAITVTRELGTRYLWIDSLCIIQDDHDDWSKQAPEMCSIYSDALLTISATRCNEGCTDTLFPDFQHSVTVDGDPSITVAVRAEGPHVSSSAHYPLLQRAWVFQERLLSRRILHFGYDELNWECMEKAWCECDPNTIYATLPHLKSSRSRNPTSALTPNFPTSAHHDMWRRMIYWYTQQQLTFSTDRGPAILGLAKEHMTLTRPKNSVYLSGLWSDSLVGDLAWEVTAVVVAGPVRPGTTAEPRLPGPTWSWTTVADAICMWPLHWVDSATTEVLDIIPPPAFAVPSTMTSAALDLKSTRHCITLKGKALKGISTNSKDPAVARDRKKFYNAWFEASFGATSGTFNFASDYPPPSESGDSIVISDGETVWWLHLGTNHVEGSNPSNRPLEEIGLVLRCVDKTLGLYERIGLAGSRQGQWDDQGEEIVASLV